In Dasypus novemcinctus isolate mDasNov1 chromosome 10, mDasNov1.1.hap2, whole genome shotgun sequence, one DNA window encodes the following:
- the LOC101438216 gene encoding LOW QUALITY PROTEIN: serum amyloid A protein (The sequence of the model RefSeq protein was modified relative to this genomic sequence to represent the inferred CDS: substituted 1 base at 1 genomic stop codon) — protein sequence MKLFTGLVFCCLVLGVSSEXSWWSFVKEAGQGAADMWRAYSDMREANYKHSDKYFHARGNYDAARRGPGGAWAAEVISNARENVQRVTDIFKFQGSGRGAEDSRADQAANKWGRSGKDPNHFRPAGLPEKY from the exons ATGAAGCTTTTCACAGGCCTCGTGTTCTGCTGCCTGGTGCTGGGTGTCAGCAGCGAATGAAGCTGGTGGTCGTTCGTCAAGGAAGCTGGTCAAG GAGCCGCAGACATGTGGAGAGCCTACTCTGACATGAGAGAAGCCAATTACAAACATTCAGACAAATACTTCCATGCTCGGGGGAACTATGATGCCGCACGGAGGGGACCTGGGGGTGCCTGGGCCGCTGAAGTGATTAG tAATGCCAGGGAGAATGTCCAGAGAGTCACAGACATTTTCAAGTTTCAAGGCAGTGGCCGAGGAGCGGAGGACTCGAGGGCTGACCAGGCTGCCAATAAATGGGGCCGGAGTGGCAAAGACCCCAATCACTTCCGACCTGCTGGTCTCCCGGAGAAGTACTGA